One genomic window of Staphylococcus hsinchuensis includes the following:
- a CDS encoding peptidase U32 family protein, protein MTELLVTPKSVNHIETLIEKGADAFVIGEQKYGLRLAGEFNKQAMREAVELIHSHNKKAYAAVNGIFHNYHLNGLKAYIEFLHEIQVDRIIFGDPAVVMYVNEQANPIALHWDAETLVTNYFQCNYWGKKGAKRAQLARELSLEEIINIKKNADVEIEVQVHGMTCMFQSKRMLLGNYYTFQERQLKIERNREANELLLYDEERDNKYPVFEDYNGTHIMSPNDICLIEELDALLEHGIDALKIDGVLQTEEYINVCTEQYRQAIDLYDEDPELYDDEKFMLVDPIEDIQPEHRPFDEGFLFKHTVY, encoded by the coding sequence ATGACAGAATTACTAGTAACACCTAAATCTGTTAATCATATAGAAACTTTAATAGAAAAAGGTGCCGATGCATTTGTAATTGGGGAACAGAAATATGGACTGAGACTTGCTGGAGAGTTTAACAAGCAAGCGATGCGTGAGGCAGTTGAATTAATTCATAGTCATAATAAAAAGGCATATGCTGCAGTCAATGGTATTTTTCATAATTATCATCTAAATGGATTAAAAGCATATATTGAATTTTTACATGAAATTCAAGTTGATAGAATCATTTTTGGCGATCCTGCTGTTGTTATGTATGTAAATGAACAAGCAAATCCGATTGCTCTTCATTGGGATGCCGAAACGTTAGTAACCAACTATTTCCAATGTAATTATTGGGGCAAGAAAGGTGCTAAACGTGCACAACTTGCTCGAGAACTAAGTTTAGAAGAAATAATCAATATCAAGAAAAATGCTGACGTTGAAATTGAAGTTCAAGTTCACGGAATGACTTGCATGTTTCAGTCAAAACGAATGTTATTAGGCAATTACTATACATTCCAAGAACGACAATTGAAAATAGAACGTAATCGTGAAGCGAATGAATTGTTACTTTATGATGAAGAAAGAGATAACAAATATCCAGTTTTTGAAGACTACAATGGTACACACATTATGTCGCCGAATGATATTTGTTTAATAGAAGAATTAGATGCATTATTAGAACACGGTATTGATGCGTTGAAGATAGATGGTGTGTTGCAAACTGAAGAATATATCAACGTTTGCACCGAACAATATCGACAAGCAATTGATTTATACGATGAAGATCCAGAACTATATGATGACGAAAAATTTATGTTAGTAGATCCTATTGAAGATATACAACCAGAGCATCGCCCGTTTGATGAAGGATTCTTATTTAAACATACTGTATATTAA
- a CDS encoding O-methyltransferase → MDKNHLYVLSLLEHNNVDIESLRPYAERHKVPIVDKVSLEMIKQTIRLHKPIHILEIGTAIGYSAMQFASVDRNIQVTTIERDESMINLARTNFKQFGYEQQINLIEGNALEQFESVEDKQFDMIFIDAAKAQSLKFFQLFTPLLKTGGVVITDNVLYHGFVSDIDVVRTRNVRQMVKKVQQYNEWLMQQPNFNTNFLNIDDGLAISIKGESK, encoded by the coding sequence ATGGATAAAAATCATCTATATGTTCTGAGTTTATTAGAACATAATAATGTAGATATAGAATCGTTGAGACCTTACGCTGAAAGGCATAAGGTCCCTATTGTTGATAAAGTCAGTTTAGAGATGATTAAACAAACTATACGCCTTCATAAACCAATACATATATTAGAAATTGGAACGGCTATCGGCTATAGTGCGATGCAATTTGCTTCTGTCGATCGAAATATTCAAGTTACAACGATTGAAAGAGATGAATCAATGATCAATTTGGCTAGAACAAATTTCAAGCAATTTGGGTATGAACAACAAATCAATTTGATAGAAGGAAATGCATTAGAACAGTTTGAGAGCGTTGAGGATAAACAATTCGACATGATTTTTATTGATGCCGCAAAGGCGCAATCATTAAAGTTCTTTCAACTTTTTACACCTTTATTAAAAACAGGTGGTGTTGTAATTACGGATAATGTATTGTACCACGGCTTTGTTTCAGACATAGATGTAGTGAGAACGAGAAATGTACGTCAGATGGTTAAAAAGGTTCAACAATACAATGAGTGGTTAATGCAACAACCTAATTTTAATACAAACTTTTTAAACATAGATGATGGTTTAGCCATTTCAATCAAAGGAGAGTCAAAATGA
- a CDS encoding DUF1292 domain-containing protein, with the protein MTEHNHDAELEVNNEEELLTLYDEEGNEVLYRKVLEFYHPEFKKEYVILAEEGAESDDDDMIELVPMINDPDEDGEGGKFLPVETDEEWDMIEEVVNTEMDDHDHEH; encoded by the coding sequence ATGACAGAGCATAATCATGATGCTGAATTAGAAGTTAACAACGAAGAGGAACTATTAACTTTATATGATGAAGAAGGAAATGAAGTATTATATCGTAAAGTCTTAGAATTTTATCATCCAGAATTCAAGAAAGAATACGTTATTCTTGCAGAAGAAGGCGCAGAGTCAGACGATGATGATATGATAGAATTAGTTCCAATGATTAATGACCCAGACGAAGATGGAGAGGGAGGAAAATTCCTTCCTGTTGAAACTGATGAAGAATGGGATATGATCGAAGAAGTGGTTAACACAGAAATGGATGACCATGACCACGAACATTAA
- the ruvX gene encoding Holliday junction resolvase RuvX: MLKHKIIGLDVGSKTVGIAISDLMGWTAQGYDTLRIDESNNDLGIDKLVEIINKEQVGTVVIGLPKNMNNSIGFRGEASLQYKEQLKETLPSIEIIMWDERLSTMAAERSLLEADVSRQKRKKVIDKMAAVFILQGYLDSIQ; the protein is encoded by the coding sequence ATGCTCAAACATAAAATAATTGGTTTAGACGTAGGTAGTAAAACCGTGGGGATCGCTATAAGTGATCTCATGGGATGGACCGCACAAGGTTATGATACACTCCGCATTGATGAAAGTAATAATGATTTAGGTATTGATAAGTTAGTAGAGATTATTAATAAGGAACAAGTAGGCACAGTAGTAATCGGTTTACCAAAAAACATGAACAATTCTATTGGATTTCGCGGCGAGGCTTCGTTACAATACAAGGAGCAACTTAAAGAAACACTGCCATCTATTGAAATTATTATGTGGGATGAGCGATTAAGCACCATGGCTGCAGAACGTTCACTATTAGAGGCTGATGTTTCCAGACAGAAACGTAAAAAGGTAATAGATAAAATGGCAGCAGTATTTATCCTACAAGGATATTTAGACTCTATTCAATAA
- a CDS encoding IreB family regulatory phosphoprotein, with protein MDGFDKTMKFNYEEIPKEDVKTVFQNVYNTLQERDYNAVNQIVGYLLSGDPAYIPRHNEARNQIRRIDRDDIMEELVSTYLQEYDK; from the coding sequence ATGGATGGCTTCGACAAAACTATGAAATTTAATTACGAGGAAATTCCTAAAGAGGATGTAAAGACTGTATTTCAAAATGTTTATAATACGTTACAAGAAAGAGATTATAACGCTGTGAACCAAATTGTAGGTTACTTATTATCAGGGGATCCCGCATATATTCCACGTCACAATGAAGCACGAAATCAAATCCGTCGAATTGACAGAGACGATATTATGGAAGAATTAGTGTCTACGTATTTGCAAGAGTACGATAAATAA
- the alaS gene encoding alanine--tRNA ligase: MKNLKASEIRQKYIDFFVEKGHMVEPSAPLVPIDDESLLWINSGVATLKKYFDGRETPKKPRIVNSQKAIRTNDIENVGFTARHHTFFEMLGNFSIGDYFKKEAIEFAWEFLTSSDWMGMEPENLYVTIHPEDTEAYRLWNEEIGLEESRIIRIEGNFWDIGEGPSGPNTEIFYDRGKEFGQEDPPEEMYPGGENERYLEVWNLVFSEFNHNKDNTYTPLPNKNIDTGMGLERMASIAQNVRTNYETDLFMPIIKEVEQISNKKYLENNTYDIAFKVIADHIRTISFAISDGALPANEGRGYVLRRLLRRAVRFSQSLEINEPFMYRLVDIVAEIMEPYYPNVLQKSDFIKRVIKSEEERFHETLEEGMAILNDLVAEAKEGSKIIDGKDAFKLYDTYGFPIELTEEIATQDNLTVDMETFNVEMEKQRERARNARQNSQSMQVQSEVLKKINTESKFVGYDVLETNTTLSDIIFNGELVDEVEAGETIHFILQETPFYAESGGQVADKGNISNENFEIAVQAVTKAPNGQNLHKGEVQFGTVTQGSTVTATVDEANRRVIEKNHSATHLVHAALKEVLGDHVNQAGSLVEPDRLRFDFSHFGPMTAEEIQQVETKVNNEIWKNINVKVQEMPIDEAKQMGAMALFGEKYGDIVRVVNMAPFSIELCGGTHVNNTAEIGLFKIVSESGTGAGVRRIEAYTSKAAFLYLESIQEKFNTVKDNLKVKSDDQVNEKVLQLQTTEKDLTKQLEQSNREITALKMGDIKDQVEEINGIKVLATEVEVANAKAIRETMDDFKSKLQDTVIILVSDVGGKVSLVATVPKDLTDKVKAGDIIKNMAPVVGGKGGGRPDMAQGGGTEPENITESLRFIKNYIKSL; encoded by the coding sequence ATGAAAAATTTAAAAGCAAGTGAAATTAGACAAAAATACATTGATTTTTTTGTTGAAAAAGGGCATATGGTAGAGCCTTCAGCACCATTAGTACCGATAGATGACGAATCATTATTATGGATTAATTCAGGTGTTGCTACATTAAAAAAATACTTCGATGGTCGTGAGACGCCTAAAAAACCGCGTATTGTAAACTCTCAAAAAGCGATTCGTACGAATGATATAGAGAATGTAGGTTTTACTGCACGTCACCACACATTTTTCGAAATGTTAGGTAATTTCTCAATCGGTGATTACTTTAAAAAAGAAGCAATCGAGTTTGCTTGGGAATTTTTAACAAGTTCAGATTGGATGGGAATGGAACCAGAAAATTTATACGTTACAATTCATCCAGAAGATACTGAAGCATACCGTTTATGGAATGAAGAAATTGGTTTAGAAGAAAGTAGAATAATAAGAATTGAAGGTAACTTCTGGGATATCGGTGAAGGTCCATCTGGTCCTAATACTGAGATATTCTATGATAGAGGGAAGGAGTTTGGACAAGAAGACCCACCAGAAGAAATGTACCCAGGTGGCGAAAACGAGCGCTATTTAGAAGTTTGGAACCTAGTATTTAGTGAATTTAACCATAATAAAGATAATACGTATACGCCGCTTCCAAATAAAAACATTGATACGGGTATGGGACTAGAACGTATGGCATCTATTGCTCAGAATGTACGTACGAACTATGAAACAGATTTATTTATGCCTATTATTAAAGAAGTTGAGCAAATTTCAAACAAAAAATATCTTGAAAATAATACTTATGATATCGCGTTTAAAGTTATTGCAGACCATATCCGAACAATTTCATTTGCTATTTCAGACGGTGCATTGCCAGCTAATGAAGGTCGTGGCTATGTATTACGTCGTCTACTCAGACGTGCAGTTAGATTTAGCCAATCATTAGAAATTAATGAACCATTTATGTATCGCTTAGTTGATATTGTTGCTGAAATTATGGAACCATATTACCCAAATGTGTTACAAAAATCAGACTTTATTAAACGTGTAATTAAATCTGAAGAAGAACGTTTCCATGAAACATTAGAAGAAGGTATGGCTATACTGAATGATTTAGTGGCTGAAGCTAAAGAAGGTTCAAAGATAATAGATGGTAAAGATGCCTTCAAGTTGTATGATACGTATGGTTTCCCAATCGAATTAACAGAAGAGATCGCAACACAAGATAATTTAACTGTTGATATGGAAACATTTAACGTTGAAATGGAAAAACAAAGAGAAAGAGCAAGAAATGCCCGTCAAAATTCACAATCTATGCAAGTGCAAAGTGAAGTATTGAAGAAGATTAATACTGAAAGTAAGTTTGTAGGCTACGATGTTTTAGAAACAAACACAACTTTATCTGATATTATTTTTAATGGTGAACTTGTAGATGAAGTTGAAGCGGGAGAAACGATTCACTTTATTTTACAAGAAACGCCATTTTATGCAGAAAGTGGTGGACAAGTAGCGGATAAAGGAAATATTAGTAATGAAAATTTTGAAATTGCAGTTCAAGCCGTTACAAAAGCACCCAATGGTCAGAACTTGCATAAAGGTGAAGTACAATTTGGCACTGTAACTCAAGGCAGTACAGTGACAGCGACTGTAGATGAAGCTAATCGACGTGTGATTGAGAAGAATCATAGTGCGACGCATTTAGTTCATGCTGCATTAAAAGAAGTATTGGGGGACCATGTTAATCAAGCAGGTTCACTCGTTGAGCCAGATAGACTAAGATTTGACTTTTCACACTTTGGTCCAATGACTGCTGAAGAAATTCAACAAGTAGAAACTAAAGTGAACAATGAAATTTGGAAGAATATTAACGTTAAAGTTCAAGAAATGCCAATCGATGAAGCGAAACAAATGGGAGCTATGGCGTTATTTGGAGAAAAATACGGCGATATCGTACGAGTAGTTAACATGGCGCCATTCTCTATTGAACTTTGCGGTGGTACGCATGTAAATAATACTGCAGAAATTGGCTTATTTAAAATAGTAAGTGAATCAGGTACTGGAGCTGGCGTGCGTAGAATCGAAGCATATACAAGTAAGGCTGCTTTCCTATATTTAGAAAGTATTCAAGAAAAGTTCAATACTGTTAAAGATAATTTAAAAGTTAAATCAGATGACCAAGTCAATGAAAAAGTATTACAATTACAAACGACAGAAAAAGATTTAACGAAACAATTAGAACAAAGCAATAGAGAAATTACGGCACTGAAGATGGGTGACATTAAAGATCAAGTTGAAGAAATAAATGGAATTAAAGTACTTGCTACGGAAGTTGAAGTTGCTAATGCTAAAGCAATTCGTGAAACGATGGATGACTTCAAATCAAAATTACAGGATACAGTGATTATTTTAGTGAGTGACGTCGGAGGCAAGGTTTCTCTAGTAGCAACTGTTCCGAAAGATTTAACAGATAAAGTGAAAGCTGGAGATATCATTAAAAATATGGCACCAGTCGTTGGTGGTAAAGGTGGTGGCCGCCCAGACATGGCTCAAGGCGGTGGTACGGAACCTGAGAACATCACAGAATCATTACGTTTCATTAAAAATTACATTAAATCGCTATAA
- the recD2 gene encoding SF1B family DNA helicase RecD2, with the protein MDDPTLFTQSMIKGTVDAILFQNKDNFYTVLKVDTIESDESFDSMPTIVGFFPDVTEGDVYTFKGQVVTHPKYGKQLKAETFEKELPQTKEAIISYLSSELFKGIGKKTAQNIVNTIGENAINDILNNPEVLERVPGLSKKKQKQIADQIASNQETEQIIVRLHDLGFGPKLAMSIYQAYLGETLNIVENKPYQLVYDVRGIGFNKADALARKLGIHFNDVERIKAGLLYVLEEECVKQGHTYLPKAYTLETTQDMLSNEPSEIIEIEDLAQVVDDLVQNDQLILQQDELAIPSLYYSELKSVQNLYRNYSYTQKLTEIEQSDVLMEIGEIEDYNKVSYAASQKDALQTAINSKVMLLTGGPGTGKTTVIKGIVELYAQIHDLSLNYDDYQNNDYPVVLGAPTGRASKRLADATGLEAMTIHRLIGWNQDTQPEDLLENEINAKLIIIDEMSMVDTWLFHQFMNAVPLDAQIILVGDEDQLPSVGPGQVFKDLIDSKVIPRVNLTEVYRQQDGSSIIELAHRMKLGQDIDITQRFHDRSFINCSTEQIPNFVEKVVASAVKKGYDMSDIQVLAPMYKGAAGIKKLNVILQDILNPKEKDSREITFGEVVFRKGDKVLQLVNRPSDNIFNGDIGVIVGIFWAQENDLNKDVLVVDFEGNEITFTKQDLMELTHAYCTSIHKAQGSEFPIVIMPMVKQYFRMLQKPILYTGLTRAKQSLVFLGDPQAFEIGLKTHGQTRMTHLCTFLKAYFNNEEIEPKLSTANTGDSDEEENEYASLVLTEETIFKINPMINMGQITPYDFVED; encoded by the coding sequence ATGGATGACCCTACATTATTTACACAGTCGATGATCAAAGGGACTGTTGACGCCATACTTTTTCAAAATAAAGACAACTTTTATACCGTGTTGAAAGTCGACACGATTGAGTCAGACGAGTCATTTGATTCTATGCCGACGATTGTAGGGTTCTTTCCAGATGTTACTGAAGGAGATGTCTATACTTTCAAAGGTCAAGTTGTTACACACCCTAAATACGGTAAACAATTAAAAGCTGAAACATTTGAAAAAGAATTGCCACAAACTAAAGAAGCTATCATCAGTTACTTATCCAGTGAATTATTTAAAGGTATCGGTAAAAAAACAGCGCAAAATATTGTAAATACGATTGGCGAAAATGCAATCAACGACATTTTAAACAACCCAGAAGTATTAGAGCGCGTTCCAGGTTTATCTAAAAAGAAACAAAAGCAAATTGCCGATCAAATTGCTAGTAATCAGGAAACTGAACAAATTATCGTAAGATTACATGACCTTGGATTTGGTCCGAAATTAGCGATGTCCATTTATCAAGCTTATTTAGGTGAAACACTTAATATTGTTGAGAACAAACCCTATCAACTTGTTTATGATGTGCGTGGTATAGGTTTTAATAAAGCAGATGCACTAGCGAGAAAGTTAGGCATTCACTTTAATGATGTAGAAAGAATTAAAGCAGGGTTACTATACGTATTAGAAGAAGAATGTGTAAAACAAGGACATACCTATTTACCGAAAGCATATACACTTGAAACAACACAAGACATGTTATCTAATGAACCTTCCGAAATAATTGAAATAGAAGATTTAGCTCAGGTAGTTGATGATTTGGTGCAAAATGATCAGTTGATTCTACAACAAGATGAGTTAGCGATACCTAGTTTATATTACTCAGAATTAAAAAGTGTACAAAATCTTTATCGAAATTATAGTTATACTCAAAAGTTAACCGAGATAGAACAATCGGATGTATTGATGGAAATTGGAGAGATTGAGGATTATAACAAAGTTTCGTATGCTGCATCACAAAAGGACGCATTACAAACTGCTATCAATTCAAAGGTGATGTTATTAACCGGGGGACCTGGTACTGGTAAGACTACTGTTATCAAAGGTATCGTAGAATTATATGCACAAATTCATGATTTATCACTAAATTACGATGATTATCAGAATAACGACTATCCAGTCGTTTTAGGTGCACCAACAGGTCGCGCTTCTAAACGTTTAGCCGATGCAACAGGATTAGAAGCGATGACCATTCATAGATTAATTGGTTGGAATCAAGATACACAACCCGAAGATTTATTAGAGAATGAAATAAACGCAAAATTGATTATCATTGATGAAATGTCAATGGTCGATACTTGGTTGTTCCATCAATTTATGAACGCAGTACCTTTAGATGCTCAAATCATATTGGTAGGAGATGAAGATCAATTACCATCCGTAGGTCCTGGTCAAGTGTTTAAAGATTTAATAGATTCTAAAGTGATTCCTCGAGTAAATTTGACGGAGGTATATCGACAACAAGATGGCTCAAGTATTATAGAGTTAGCCCACCGAATGAAACTCGGTCAAGACATAGATATTACACAGCGATTCCACGACCGAAGCTTTATTAATTGTTCAACAGAGCAAATACCTAACTTTGTAGAAAAGGTTGTCGCAAGTGCTGTGAAGAAAGGTTACGATATGAGTGATATCCAAGTGTTAGCACCAATGTATAAAGGTGCTGCAGGTATTAAAAAGCTCAATGTAATCTTACAAGATATTTTAAATCCAAAGGAAAAAGATTCAAGAGAAATCACTTTTGGAGAGGTTGTTTTTAGAAAAGGCGATAAAGTTCTGCAACTTGTGAATCGCCCGAGTGATAATATCTTTAATGGCGACATTGGCGTTATCGTCGGTATATTTTGGGCTCAAGAAAATGACTTAAATAAAGATGTGTTAGTCGTGGATTTCGAAGGTAATGAAATCACATTTACGAAACAAGATTTGATGGAACTCACACATGCTTATTGCACTTCAATTCACAAAGCACAAGGTTCAGAGTTTCCTATCGTTATTATGCCGATGGTTAAACAATATTTTAGAATGTTACAAAAGCCTATTCTATATACAGGGCTTACACGAGCAAAGCAATCCTTAGTGTTTTTAGGCGATCCTCAAGCTTTTGAAATAGGCTTGAAGACGCACGGTCAAACGAGAATGACTCATCTGTGTACATTTTTAAAGGCATACTTTAATAATGAAGAAATAGAACCTAAACTTTCAACAGCTAACACGGGCGATTCAGACGAAGAAGAGAATGAATATGCATCGCTCGTATTAACTGAAGAAACGATATTTAAAATTAATCCTATGATTAATATGGGACAAATTACGCCTTATGACTTTGTTGAAGATTGA